One genomic window of Candidatus Dormiibacterota bacterium includes the following:
- the rpsC gene encoding 30S ribosomal protein S3: MGQKVNPVGFRLGIYRNWDARWYADKDYTKLLHEDLAMRRLITGRLRNAGLARIETERSANQLTIIIQTAKPGIVIGKQGASVDALRDELERISGKKVRVTIHEIKSPETDAKLVAESVASQLEKRIAFRRAIKQSIMRTMRAGAKGVKIQVSGRLGGSEMSRREWDRDGRVPLHTLRANIDYGQAEARTTFGRIGVTCWIYKGDFVTATGEPILPGSDGRAREEGDGASERPRRTPAARPDAARPAAEPRVPAAAPVAVAAAPAAPAARPAARPAPTPQPEPVAEAEAATAVEVADDVDTTLDDTADEIIDEIGDELADVDVSGIDIPDPDAIPAAPERAPARRKPPVARKPGAPPAKARED, translated from the coding sequence ATGGGTCAGAAGGTCAACCCGGTCGGATTCCGGCTCGGCATCTACAGGAACTGGGATGCCCGCTGGTACGCCGACAAGGACTACACCAAGCTCCTCCACGAGGACCTGGCGATGCGGCGGCTGATCACCGGCCGCCTCCGCAACGCCGGACTGGCGCGCATCGAGACCGAGCGCAGCGCCAACCAGCTGACGATCATCATCCAGACCGCCAAGCCGGGCATCGTGATCGGCAAGCAGGGTGCCTCGGTGGACGCGCTGCGCGACGAGCTGGAGCGGATCAGCGGCAAGAAGGTCCGCGTCACCATCCACGAGATCAAGTCCCCGGAGACCGACGCCAAGCTGGTGGCCGAGAGCGTGGCCTCCCAGCTGGAGAAGCGCATCGCGTTCCGGCGGGCGATCAAGCAGTCGATCATGCGCACCATGCGCGCCGGCGCCAAGGGCGTGAAGATCCAGGTGTCGGGACGCCTCGGTGGCTCGGAGATGTCCCGCCGCGAGTGGGACCGCGACGGCCGGGTGCCGCTGCACACCCTGCGCGCCAACATCGACTACGGCCAGGCCGAGGCGCGCACCACCTTCGGGCGCATCGGCGTCACCTGCTGGATCTACAAGGGCGACTTCGTCACCGCCACCGGTGAGCCGATCCTCCCCGGCAGCGACGGCCGTGCCCGCGAGGAGGGCGACGGCGCCTCCGAGCGGCCGCGGCGCACCCCGGCGGCACGGCCCGACGCGGCCAGGCCCGCGGCGGAGCCGCGCGTGCCCGCCGCCGCGCCGGTCGCGGTTGCCGCCGCCCCCGCGGCCCCGGCAGCCCGGCCGGCCGCCCGTCCCGCGCCCACGCCCCAGCCCGAGCCGGTGGCGGAGGCGGAGGCGGCGACCGCCGTCGAGGTGGCTGACGACGTCGACACCACCCTCGACGACACCGCCGACGAGATCATCGACGAGATCGGTGACGAGCTCGCCGACGTCGACGTCTCCGGCATCGACATCCCCGACCCCGACGCCATCCCGGCCGCCCCCGAGCGGGCGCCGGCGCGGCGCAAGCCGCCGGTGGCACGGAAGCCCGGTGCTCCGCCGGCCAAGGCTCGGGAGGATTGA
- the rplE gene encoding 50S ribosomal protein L5, which produces MAIATPTEKARLLVRYQEEIVPALVKEFRYGNAMEVPRLEKAVVNIGMGEAIQNGRAIDAASADIRQITGQQPIVIRARKSVAAFKLREGMPIGIKVTLRSRRMYDFLDKLINVALPRIRDFRGVDPRAFDGHGNYTLGLREQLVFPEIDYDKIDKLRGLEVCVVTSARTDDEGRALLTHLGMPFRKPGQQM; this is translated from the coding sequence ATGGCGATCGCGACCCCGACCGAGAAGGCGCGCCTGCTGGTGCGCTACCAGGAGGAGATCGTCCCCGCCCTGGTCAAGGAGTTCCGGTACGGCAACGCCATGGAGGTGCCCCGCCTCGAGAAGGCGGTGGTGAACATCGGCATGGGCGAGGCCATCCAGAACGGCCGTGCGATCGACGCCGCCAGCGCCGACATCCGGCAGATCACCGGCCAGCAGCCGATCGTCATCCGGGCGCGGAAGTCGGTGGCCGCCTTCAAGCTGCGCGAGGGGATGCCGATCGGCATCAAGGTGACGCTCCGCAGCCGGCGGATGTACGACTTCCTCGACAAGCTGATCAACGTCGCCCTCCCCAGGATCCGCGACTTCCGCGGCGTCGACCCCAGGGCGTTCGACGGCCACGGGAACTACACCCTGGGGCTGCGCGAGCAGCTGGTCTTCCCGGAGATCGACTACGACAAGATCGACAAGCTCCGCGGCCTCGAGGTCTGCGTGGTGACCTCGGCGAGGACCGACGACGAGGGCCGGGCGCTCCTCACCCACCTGGGGATGCCGTTCCGCAAGCCCGGGCAGCAGATGTGA
- the rpsJ gene encoding 30S ribosomal protein S10: MAQKIRIRLKAYDHKVLDQAASKIVDTAVRTGTRVAGPVPLPTSIAKYCVIRSPFIDKDSREQFEIRTHKRIVDILDPNPKVVDALMRLNLPSGVNIEIKLSQESTAAGARR, translated from the coding sequence ATGGCGCAGAAGATTCGCATCAGGCTCAAGGCCTACGATCACAAGGTCCTGGACCAGGCCGCGTCGAAGATCGTCGACACGGCGGTGCGTACTGGCACGCGCGTGGCGGGGCCGGTCCCCCTGCCCACCAGCATCGCCAAGTACTGCGTGATCCGCTCGCCCTTCATCGACAAGGATTCGCGCGAGCAGTTCGAGATCCGCACGCACAAGCGCATCGTCGACATCCTCGATCCCAACCCCAAGGTGGTCGACGCGCTGATGCGCCTCAACCTCCCCAGCGGGGTGAACATCGAGATCAAGCTCTCCCAGGAGAGCACCGCCGCCGGGGCGCGGCGATGA
- the rplW gene encoding 50S ribosomal protein L23: MSRSPDQLLTRPVVSEKSYAGMAEGRYVFRCRTDANKIEIKKAVEEAFASQKITVIAVNTLNVRGKVRQRSRGRRRIVGHSPDWKKAIVTLAPGQRIEGLFEGV; this comes from the coding sequence GTGAGCCGCAGCCCCGACCAGCTGCTGACCCGGCCGGTGGTCAGCGAGAAGTCCTACGCGGGCATGGCGGAGGGCCGCTACGTCTTCCGCTGCCGCACGGACGCGAACAAGATCGAGATCAAGAAGGCGGTCGAGGAGGCCTTCGCCTCCCAGAAGATCACCGTGATCGCGGTCAACACCCTCAACGTCCGCGGCAAGGTGCGGCAGCGCTCGCGCGGCCGCCGGCGCATCGTCGGGCACAGCCCCGACTGGAAGAAGGCGATCGTGACGCTGGCCCCGGGCCAGCGGATCGAAGGCCTCTTCGAGGGCGTCTGA
- the rplB gene encoding 50S ribosomal protein L2, whose product MPIRKYKPTSPGRRFMSGSTFEEITRDHPEKSLVEHLKTFSGRNASGKITVRHRGGGHKKLYRIIDFKRNKLDVPGKVAEIEYDPNRSARIALIHYADGEKRYILWPVGLKVGDTVMAGPKAEIKPGNSLPLSNIPLGTTIHNIELTLGRGGKMVRSAGVAAQLLAKEGALATLRMPSGEVRRVDVRCSATIGQVANVEHANINIGKAGKMRWRGFRPAVRGMTMNPFDHPHGGGEGRSGAGGNPQTPWGKPALGHRTRHNKSTDRMIVRRRSK is encoded by the coding sequence ATGCCGATCCGCAAGTACAAGCCCACCAGCCCCGGCCGCCGCTTCATGTCGGGCAGCACCTTCGAGGAGATCACCCGCGATCACCCCGAGAAGTCGCTGGTCGAGCACCTCAAGACCTTCAGCGGCCGCAACGCCAGCGGCAAGATCACGGTGCGCCACCGCGGTGGTGGCCACAAGAAGCTGTACCGGATCATCGACTTCAAGCGGAACAAGCTCGACGTGCCCGGCAAGGTCGCCGAGATCGAGTACGACCCCAACCGCAGCGCCCGGATCGCCCTGATCCACTACGCCGACGGCGAGAAGCGCTACATCCTCTGGCCGGTGGGGCTGAAGGTGGGCGACACCGTCATGGCGGGCCCGAAGGCCGAGATCAAGCCGGGCAACTCGCTGCCCCTGTCCAACATCCCGCTGGGCACGACCATCCACAACATCGAGCTCACCCTCGGGCGCGGCGGCAAGATGGTGCGCAGCGCCGGCGTCGCCGCCCAGCTGCTCGCCAAGGAGGGGGCGCTGGCCACCCTCCGCATGCCCAGCGGCGAGGTGCGCCGGGTCGACGTGCGCTGCTCGGCGACGATCGGCCAGGTGGCCAACGTCGAGCACGCGAACATCAACATCGGCAAGGCCGGGAAGATGCGCTGGCGCGGCTTCCGGCCCGCGGTCCGTGGCATGACCATGAACCCCTTCGACCATCCCCATGGCGGCGGTGAGGGCCGCAGCGGCGCCGGTGGCAACCCGCAGACCCCCTGGGGCAAGCCGGCGCTGGGGCATCGCACCCGGCACAACAAGTCGACGGACCGCATGATCGTGCGGCGCCGGAGCAAGTAG
- the rplD gene encoding 50S ribosomal protein L4, with the protein MASAPVVDQSGLRTGSLDLSAEIFDCAVNEPVMHQALLRQLANARQGTHDTKNRREVRGGGRKPYRQKGTGRARQGSIRAPHYKGGGVVFGPTPRSHRQDMPRKQRRLALRSALSAKAQAGEMLVLDGFALEAPKTRAVADMLHAIGAEGGAGSPVVTKVLLVLGSHNEMLERSARNLPEVRVLLAANLNIRDLLTGNTVVMTRDAVEHLTEVLS; encoded by the coding sequence ATGGCCAGCGCCCCCGTCGTCGACCAGAGCGGCCTGCGCACGGGCAGCCTGGATCTCAGCGCGGAGATCTTCGATTGCGCCGTCAACGAGCCGGTGATGCACCAGGCGCTGCTGCGCCAGCTCGCCAACGCCCGCCAGGGCACCCATGACACCAAGAACCGGCGGGAGGTCCGCGGCGGTGGCCGCAAGCCGTACCGCCAGAAGGGCACCGGCCGCGCCCGCCAGGGCTCGATCCGCGCGCCCCACTACAAGGGCGGCGGCGTCGTCTTCGGCCCCACCCCCCGCTCCCACCGCCAGGACATGCCCCGCAAGCAGCGGCGGCTGGCGCTGCGCAGCGCGCTGAGCGCCAAGGCCCAGGCCGGGGAGATGCTGGTGCTCGACGGCTTCGCCCTCGAGGCGCCGAAGACCAGGGCGGTGGCCGACATGCTCCACGCCATCGGCGCGGAGGGAGGCGCCGGGTCGCCGGTGGTCACCAAGGTGCTGCTGGTGCTCGGCTCCCACAACGAGATGCTGGAGCGCAGCGCACGCAACCTCCCCGAGGTGCGGGTGCTGCTCGCCGCCAATCTCAACATCCGCGATCTGCTCACCGGCAACACCGTGGTCATGACCAGGGATGCCGTCGAGCATCTCACGGAGGTGCTGTCGTGA
- the tuf gene encoding elongation factor Tu, whose amino-acid sequence MAKKKYDSTKPHVNVGTIGHIDHGKTTLTAAITKVLAQAGGATFRSFDSIDNAPEEKARGITIATAHVEYETENRHYAHVDCPGHADYIKNMITGAAQMDGAILVVAATDGPMPQTREHILLANQVGVKHIVVALNKVDAVDDEELLELVELEVRELLSKYDFPGDDAPVVRVSALKALEGDKAAESGILELMAAVDSYIPIPERPVDKPFMMPIEDVFSIEGRGTVVTGRIERGIVKVNEPVEIVGIKDTTKTVVTGVEMFKKLLDAGEAGMNVGCLIRGVKREEVERGQVLAKPGTITPHTDFKAQVYVLSKEEGGRHTPFFKGYRPQFYIRTTDVTGTIDLPEGTEMVMPGDNIEMTIQLITPIAVEEGMRFAIREGGRTVGAGSVTSVTQTAPVAGKKK is encoded by the coding sequence GCTCACCGCGGCCATCACCAAGGTGCTCGCGCAGGCCGGTGGCGCCACGTTCCGCTCCTTCGACTCCATCGACAACGCGCCCGAGGAGAAGGCGCGCGGCATCACCATCGCCACGGCGCACGTCGAGTACGAGACCGAGAACCGGCACTACGCGCACGTCGACTGCCCCGGTCACGCCGACTACATCAAGAACATGATCACCGGCGCGGCGCAGATGGACGGCGCCATCCTGGTGGTGGCGGCGACCGACGGCCCCATGCCCCAGACCCGCGAGCACATCCTGCTGGCGAACCAGGTGGGTGTGAAGCACATCGTGGTGGCCCTCAACAAGGTCGACGCGGTCGACGACGAGGAGCTGCTCGAGCTGGTCGAGCTCGAGGTCCGCGAGCTGCTCAGCAAGTACGACTTCCCCGGCGACGACGCCCCCGTGGTGCGCGTCTCCGCGCTGAAGGCGCTGGAGGGCGACAAGGCCGCCGAGAGCGGCATCCTCGAGCTGATGGCGGCGGTCGACTCCTACATCCCGATTCCGGAGCGTCCCGTCGACAAGCCGTTCATGATGCCCATCGAGGACGTGTTCTCGATCGAGGGTCGCGGCACCGTGGTGACCGGGCGCATCGAGCGCGGCATCGTCAAGGTGAACGAGCCGGTCGAGATCGTCGGTATCAAGGACACCACCAAGACCGTGGTCACCGGTGTCGAGATGTTCAAGAAGCTGCTCGACGCGGGCGAGGCCGGCATGAACGTCGGCTGCCTGATCCGCGGCGTCAAGCGCGAGGAGGTCGAGCGCGGCCAGGTGCTCGCCAAGCCGGGCACCATCACCCCGCACACCGACTTCAAGGCGCAGGTGTACGTCCTCTCCAAGGAGGAGGGCGGCCGGCACACCCCCTTCTTCAAGGGGTATCGTCCGCAGTTCTACATTCGCACCACCGACGTCACCGGAACCATCGACCTGCCCGAGGGCACGGAGATGGTGATGCCCGGCGACAACATCGAGATGACCATCCAGCTCATCACCCCGATCGCGGTCGAGGAGGGGATGCGCTTCGCCATCCGCGAGGGTGGGCGTACCGTGGGTGCCGGTTCGGTCACCTCGGTCACGCAGACCGCCCCCGTGGCCGGCAAGAAGAAGTAG
- the rplX gene encoding 50S ribosomal protein L24: protein MGRSPERRRRMDLLHHGWAAGHERPLDIRTGDTVVVLAGKDKDRRGLVERTIPEEQRIVVRGVNMLKRHTRAGVRGNMQGGVIDFNAPIAYSNVMLVCNRCDRPTRISKVQQPDGTLAITCKKCGEIYERTAV from the coding sequence ATGGGTCGCAGCCCGGAGCGACGCCGGCGGATGGACCTGCTCCACCACGGTTGGGCGGCCGGCCACGAGCGCCCGCTCGACATCCGCACCGGGGACACCGTGGTGGTGCTCGCCGGCAAGGACAAGGACAGGCGGGGCCTGGTCGAGCGCACCATCCCCGAGGAGCAGCGCATCGTGGTGCGGGGCGTCAACATGCTCAAGCGCCACACCCGCGCCGGCGTCCGCGGCAACATGCAGGGTGGCGTGATCGACTTCAACGCGCCGATCGCGTACAGCAACGTGATGCTGGTGTGCAACCGGTGCGACCGGCCCACCCGGATCAGCAAGGTCCAGCAGCCGGACGGCACCCTGGCGATCACCTGCAAGAAATGCGGCGAGATCTACGAGAGGACGGCGGTCTGA
- a CDS encoding type Z 30S ribosomal protein S14 — translation MAKKSLIAKSLRPAKFRVQEYHRCGLCGRPRAFMRKFGMCRICFRGHASMGLIPGVKKSSW, via the coding sequence GTGGCCAAGAAGTCTTTGATCGCCAAGAGCCTGCGACCGGCCAAGTTCCGGGTCCAGGAGTATCACCGCTGTGGTCTCTGCGGGCGTCCCCGCGCCTTCATGCGCAAGTTCGGGATGTGCCGCATCTGCTTCCGCGGGCATGCGAGCATGGGGTTGATCCCCGGTGTCAAGAAGTCGTCCTGGTGA
- the rpmC gene encoding 50S ribosomal protein L29, giving the protein MTKQAQRLEALRAMAPEELEEHMRAQRRRLFEVRFQQATGQVEDHQQIGELRKEIAQAMTVQIETRRAAERGEGVAEVEA; this is encoded by the coding sequence GTGACCAAGCAGGCGCAGCGGCTCGAGGCGTTGCGGGCGATGGCGCCCGAGGAGCTGGAGGAGCACATGCGCGCCCAGCGCCGGCGCCTCTTCGAGGTGCGATTCCAGCAGGCCACCGGGCAGGTGGAGGACCACCAGCAGATCGGTGAGCTGCGCAAGGAGATCGCCCAGGCGATGACCGTGCAGATCGAGACCCGCCGGGCCGCAGAGCGCGGCGAGGGCGTGGCGGAGGTGGAGGCGTGA
- the rplC gene encoding 50S ribosomal protein L3: MSRGILARKVGMTQLFTERGTVVPVTVLEAGPCRVVQRKTTAIDGYEAVQIGFGDRSPKRTPKPLIGHLKRAGLRPMRTLVELRDAGEATIGSELTAEMFTAGDRVDVTGVSKGKGFAGQHKRHNFGRGPVTHGSHNIRQPGSIGSVDAARTMRGLKMAGHLGASRSTVKGLEVVRVDAARNLLMLKGAVPGSRNGVVLIRDADRQATL, translated from the coding sequence ATGAGCAGGGGCATCCTCGCCCGCAAGGTGGGTATGACCCAGCTCTTCACCGAGCGCGGCACGGTGGTCCCGGTCACCGTGCTCGAGGCCGGCCCGTGCCGGGTGGTGCAGCGCAAGACCACCGCGATCGACGGCTACGAGGCGGTGCAGATCGGCTTCGGAGACCGCTCTCCGAAGCGCACCCCCAAGCCGCTGATCGGCCATCTCAAGCGTGCCGGGCTGCGCCCGATGCGCACCCTGGTCGAGCTGCGCGACGCCGGCGAGGCGACGATCGGCTCGGAGCTCACCGCCGAGATGTTCACCGCGGGCGACCGCGTGGACGTCACCGGGGTGAGCAAGGGCAAGGGCTTCGCCGGTCAGCACAAGCGTCATAACTTCGGCCGCGGCCCGGTCACCCACGGTTCCCACAACATCCGGCAGCCAGGGTCGATCGGCTCGGTCGATGCGGCGCGCACCATGCGCGGGCTGAAGATGGCCGGCCACCTCGGCGCCAGCCGGAGCACGGTCAAGGGCCTCGAGGTGGTGCGGGTCGACGCCGCGCGCAACCTGCTCATGCTCAAGGGCGCGGTCCCGGGCAGCCGCAACGGCGTGGTGCTCATCCGCGACGCCGACCGGCAGGCGACGCTCTGA
- the rpsS gene encoding 30S ribosomal protein S19 has product MSRSTRKGPFCDEHLLRKVQVLNSTREKKVIKTWSRRSDVFPEMVGHTIAVHDGRKHVPVFITETMVGHKLGEFAVTRKFRGHGHHTERSAALK; this is encoded by the coding sequence ATGAGCCGGTCCACCCGCAAGGGTCCGTTCTGCGACGAGCACCTGCTCCGCAAGGTGCAGGTCCTGAACAGCACCCGCGAGAAGAAGGTGATCAAGACGTGGTCGCGGCGCAGCGACGTCTTCCCCGAGATGGTGGGACACACCATCGCGGTGCACGACGGTCGCAAGCACGTCCCCGTCTTCATCACCGAGACCATGGTCGGACACAAGCTCGGCGAGTTCGCCGTCACCCGCAAGTTCCGCGGGCACGGCCACCACACCGAGCGCAGCGCGGCGCTGAAGTAG
- the rplP gene encoding 50S ribosomal protein L16 yields MLMPKRTKHRKIHRGHRRGAAQRGSTIAFGTYGLQALEASWITNRQIESARRAMTRHVRRGGQIWIRIFPDHSYTKKPAETRMGSGKGSPEGWVAVVKPGRVLFEMSGVTEEIAKEAMRLAAHKLPIHTKFLIRSEPGAVEAAS; encoded by the coding sequence ATGCTGATGCCCAAGCGCACCAAGCATCGGAAGATCCACCGCGGCCACCGGCGCGGCGCCGCCCAGCGGGGCAGCACCATCGCCTTCGGCACCTACGGGCTCCAGGCGCTGGAGGCCTCGTGGATCACCAACCGGCAGATCGAGTCGGCGCGACGTGCGATGACCCGTCACGTCCGCCGCGGCGGCCAGATCTGGATCCGCATCTTCCCCGACCACTCCTACACCAAGAAGCCCGCCGAGACCCGGATGGGCAGCGGCAAGGGCTCGCCCGAGGGCTGGGTCGCGGTGGTGAAGCCGGGTCGCGTCCTCTTCGAGATGTCCGGAGTGACCGAGGAGATCGCCAAGGAGGCGATGCGGCTGGCCGCGCACAAGCTCCCCATCCACACCAAGTTCCTGATCCGCAGCGAGCCGGGTGCGGTGGAGGCGGCGTCGTGA
- the rpsQ gene encoding 30S ribosomal protein S17, which yields MAEQDTAPAHPRGRRKLREGLVVSNAMNQTVVVVTEELKPHPLYKKVVRHRVRFKAHDQDNACSVGDRVRIAETRPLSKDKRWRLDEILEKAK from the coding sequence ATGGCAGAACAGGACACGGCGCCCGCGCATCCCCGCGGCCGGCGCAAGCTCCGCGAGGGGCTGGTGGTGAGCAACGCGATGAACCAGACCGTGGTCGTGGTCACCGAGGAGCTCAAGCCGCACCCCCTCTACAAGAAGGTGGTACGGCACCGGGTGCGCTTCAAGGCGCACGACCAGGACAACGCCTGCTCGGTGGGCGACCGGGTGCGCATCGCCGAGACCCGGCCGCTCTCCAAGGACAAGCGCTGGCGGCTCGACGAGATCCTCGAGAAGGCGAAGTAG
- the rpsH gene encoding 30S ribosomal protein S8: MTSDTIADMLTRIRNANTAHHKSVSMPASKMKVEIARVLVEEGYIESFNVGEAGPGQLLSVELKPRTTRGKALSGLRRISRPGLRVYARKTEIPRVLGGLGISLISTSQGLMTGSAAQRAGLGGEVVAYVW; the protein is encoded by the coding sequence ATGACCAGCGACACCATCGCGGACATGCTCACCCGCATCCGCAACGCCAACACCGCCCACCACAAGAGCGTCAGCATGCCCGCCTCCAAGATGAAGGTGGAGATCGCCCGGGTGCTCGTCGAGGAGGGCTACATCGAGTCCTTCAACGTCGGCGAGGCGGGGCCGGGGCAGCTGCTCAGCGTCGAGCTGAAGCCGCGCACCACCCGTGGCAAGGCGCTCAGCGGGCTGCGCCGGATCAGCCGGCCGGGGCTGCGGGTCTACGCCCGCAAGACCGAGATCCCCCGGGTGCTCGGCGGGCTCGGCATCTCGCTCATCTCCACCTCCCAGGGCCTGATGACCGGCAGCGCGGCTCAGCGCGCCGGGCTCGGCGGGGAAGTGGTCGCCTACGTCTGGTGA
- the rplN gene encoding 50S ribosomal protein L14 → MIQQETILKVADNSGARELLCIRVLGGSYRKYASVGDVIIGTVKVAQPNAQVKKGDVVRAVVVRVSKEFHRADGSNIRFDENAAVLITPQNNPRGTRIFGPVARELRERNFMKIVSLAPEVI, encoded by the coding sequence GTGATCCAGCAGGAGACCATCCTCAAGGTTGCCGACAACAGCGGCGCACGCGAGCTGCTGTGCATCCGCGTGCTCGGCGGCAGCTATCGCAAGTACGCCTCGGTCGGTGACGTGATCATCGGCACCGTCAAGGTCGCCCAGCCCAACGCCCAGGTCAAGAAGGGCGACGTGGTGCGGGCGGTGGTGGTGCGGGTGAGCAAGGAGTTCCACCGCGCCGACGGCAGCAACATCCGCTTCGATGAGAACGCCGCCGTGCTCATCACCCCCCAGAACAACCCGCGCGGCACCCGCATCTTCGGCCCGGTGGCCCGCGAGCTGCGCGAGCGCAACTTCATGAAGATCGTCAGCCTTGCACCGGAGGTGATCTGA